DNA from Nitrospirota bacterium:
GCGGCGGCCGCGGCCGGAGCCTCGGTGGTGCTGAGGGCCTCGCGCGAGGTGCCCCCGGCCGGCCTGGAGGCGAAGCTCCAGCTTATCGAGGAGCTCATCGAGGCCGCCAACGCCGCCGATATCCCCAACGAGCGCCTCTACGCCGACCCCTCACTGGTGCACATCGGGCGGGGCGCGGGCCAGAGCCATCTGGCCAACTCCCGGGAGTTCGTCAGGGTCCTCTCCGAGCTCGTGGACCCCCCGGTCAACACCGTCGCCTGGGTCTCCAACGTCTCAAGCGGCATGCCCCGAGAGATGGCCCGGAGGGTGGACGCCTCCTTCCTGACCTACCTGGCGGGGGCCGGCCTGGACGCGGCCCTGGTGGATGTCCTGGACCCCCGGGTCAGGCAGGCCGTCTATCTGCTCAGGGCCTACAGGGACGAGACCGTCTTCTCCCGGGCGGAGTTCGACGCCCGGGGGCGTAGGGACGTGTTATGATATTTGCATGACAAAGGGCCGCAAGTCCCCCGGAAGGACGCTCTGCTTAAGCTCAAGCAGGGTATAGTGGAGCTTTACCGGAAGGTATCCACGTCGCTTCCCCCGGACGTGGAACAGGCTCTGGTGCGCGCCCACGCCCGGGAGCCGGAGGGCTCCTCCGCCGGGGAGGAGCTGGCCCGCATGGTGCAGATAGCCCAAAGCGCCCGGGGGCGAAAGCACCTCCTGTGCCTGGACACCGGGGTGCCGGTTTTCCACGTGCGGGCGCCCAAGGGCCTCGGCCACCGCGAGATAAGGGAGACCATCGTCGAGGCCACTCGCGAGGCGACCCGAAGGATACCCCTTCAAGCCAACGCGGTGGACGCCCTGACCAATACGAACACGGGCGATAACACCGGA
Protein-coding regions in this window:
- a CDS encoding dihydropteroate synthase — its product is MLVVADNLNTRNVAYMDALSRRDARALAGMVCALCEAGAEAVNLQCSLDGAGDEDVLPWAVEAVLLAAGVETGICLDSRNLPALKAALPLPKSPPLVNYVSRTEPPDRKALLEAAAAAGASVVLRASREVPPAGLEAKLQLIEELIEAANAADIPNERLYADPSLVHIGRGAGQSHLANSREFVRVLSELVDPPVNTVAWVSNVSSGMPREMARRVDASFLTYLAGAGLDAALVDVLDPRVRQAVYLLRAYRDETVFSRAEFDARGRRDVL